A region from the Benincasa hispida cultivar B227 chromosome 10, ASM972705v1, whole genome shotgun sequence genome encodes:
- the LOC120088581 gene encoding G-type lectin S-receptor-like serine/threonine-protein kinase LECRK3: MDSYHTILLQKGYLVHLMAFENKSSYILFPPFQHCFLVYLFLLGLPTCSFSEPHKNVTLGSSLTATEQHDLYWTSQFGEFAFGFLQLESKGFLLAIWFNKIEEKTVVWSANRDKLAPKGSTIQFTSGGQLVLNDPSGNQIWTPSSSGSTNQYVSYAAMLDSGNFVLAAANSEILWQSFDVPTDTILPSQTLNMDQTLVARYSETNYSSGRFQLQMQSDGNLVLCPRAFPFDRVGKAYWETNTTVSGSQLVFNLTGSINVITKNNTILISVVTNTLSPQNFYLRAIVEHDGIFRMYVYPKPTHNSSMPKAWSQVSDSINICTMLNTGWGIGVCGFNSYCRLGDDQRPFCTCPPRYVLLDPNDEIKSCKPNFVAQSCDPSSLETDNFEFVTLENTNWPQADYGYFKSVSEEWCRNECLNDCFCAVATFRNGECSKKMFPLTYGRMDPSVGGRALLKVRKQNFTFQLNNLVHKQRNKPTIVVIGSVLLGSSIFLNFLLFLLTLYIGYQLRRIRKSKLVQEDLSILGVNLRIFSYEELNKATNGFIHQLGRGSFATVYKGIIDSEDNNNLVAIKKFDNVVQEGDQEFKTEVSAIAGTNHKNLVRFLGFCNEEEHRMLVYEFMHNGSLADFLFGTLKPTWCIRIQLVLGTARGLCYLHEECTTQTIHCDIKPHNILLDDSFTARIADFGLAKLLKKDQTRTLTAIRGTKGYVAPEWFRSLPITMKVDVYSFGILLLEIICCRKSFEEKVEDEEQMVLTDWAYDCFKERKVEILVENDEEAKMDLKRVKKFVMIAIWCIQEDPSLRPTMKKVLQMLEGAIEVSFPPDPSSFISTIL, encoded by the coding sequence atggaCTCTTACCACACGATTCTTCTTCAGAAAGGCTACCTTGTTCATCTCATGGCTTTTGAAAACAAGTCATCTTACATCCTCTTTCCACCTTTTCAGCATTGCTTTCttgtttatctttttcttcttggttTACCAACTTGTTCGTTTTCTGAGCCTCATAAAAATGTAACTCTGGGTTCATCTCTCACAGCAACGGAACAACATGACCTCTATTGGACTTCCCAATTTGGTGAGTTCGCTTTTGGATTTCTTCAGTTGGAAAGTAAAGGCTTTTTGTTGGCCATTTGGTTcaataaaattgaagaaaaaactgTGGTATGGTCGGCAAATCGCGATAAATTGGCACCTAAAGGATCCACAATTCAATTTACTAGTGGTGGGCAACTTGTGCTGAACGATCCTAGCGGCAATCAAATATGGACGCCAAGTTCCTCTGGAAGTACTAATCAATATGTTTCCTATGCTGCGATGCTTGATAGTGGCAACTTTGTGTTGGCTGCAGCTAATTCTGAAATTTTATGGCAAAGCTTTGATGTTCCTACTGATACGATATTACCATCACAAACTTTGAATATGGACCAAACTCTTGTGGCTCGTTATTCAGAAACCAATTACTCTAGTGGAAGATTTCAACTTCAGATGCAAAGTGATGGAAATCTTGTGCTTTGCCCCAGAGCATTCCCTTTCGATAGAGTAGGCAAAGCATACTGGGAAACTAACACTACAGTCTCTGGCTCCCAGCTTGTGTTCAACCTCACTGGCTCCATTAATGTCATTACTAAGAATAATACCATTCTCATTTCTGTGGTAACAAATACCCTTTCGCCGCAAAATTTTTACCTTCGAGCAATTGTTGAGCATGATGGAATTTTTAGAATGTATGTCTACCCAAAGCCCACACATAATTCGTCTATGCCTAAAGCTTGGTCTCAAGTGTCAGACTCTATAAACATTTGTACCATGTTGAATACTGGTTGGGGAATTGGAGTTTGTGGATTTAATAGCTATTGTAGGCTTGGGGATGACCAGAGGCCATTTTGCACTTGCCCACCTCGTTATGTCTTACTTGATCCTAATGATGAGATTAAGAGTTGTAAACCCAATTTTGTTGCTCAGAGTTGCGATCCATCCTCTCTTGAAACTGATAACTTCGAATTTGTCACCTTAGAAAATACGAATTGGCCTCAGGCTGATTACGGctatttcaaatcagtaagcgAGGAATGGTGCAGAAACGAATGTTTGAACGATTGTTTTTGTGCGGTTGCCACTTTCAGGAATGGTGAATGTTCAAAGAAGATGTTTCCTCTAACTTATGGACGAATGGACCCAAGTGTTGGTGGAAGAGCACTCCTCAAAGTTAGAAAACAAAACTTTACTTTTCAACTTAATAATCTTGTTCACAAACAAAGGAACAAACCTACAATAGTCGTCATTGGATCAGTTCTATTAGGAAGTTCTATATTTctcaacttcctcttattcctTTTGACTTTATACATTGGCTATCAACTTAGGAGAATTAGAAAATCAAAGCTTGTTCAAGAAGACCTTTCCATTTTAGGTGTGAATTTGAGGATCTTCAGCTATGAAGAGCTCAATAAGGCCACAAATGGATTCATTCACCAGTTGGGACGTGGCTCTTTTGCTACTGTTTATAAAGGGATTATTGACTCTGAGGATAACAATAACTTGGTAGCTATTAAAAAGTTTGACAATGTGGTGCAAGAAGGAGACCAGGAATTTAAAACTGAAGTGAGTGCCATTGCTGGAACAAACCACAAGAACTTGGTTCGATTTCTTGGGTTTTGCAATGAAGAAGAACATAGAATGTTGGTATACGAATTCATGCATAATGGGTCTCTTGCAGATTTTCTTTTTGGGACTTTGAAACCAACTTGGTGTATTAGAATTCAACTTGTTTTAGGGACAGCCAGAGGACTATGTTATCTACATGAGGAGTGCACCACTCAAACCATTCATTGTGATATTAAGCCTCATAATATCCTTCTGGACGACTCTTTTACTGCACGAATTGCAGACTTTGGTCTTgcaaaacttttgaaaaaagaTCAAACTCGGACTTTGACAGCAATTAGAGGAACCAAAGGATATGTAGCTCCAGAGTGGTTTAGAAGCCTCCCCATCACAATGAAggttgatgtttatagttttgGGATATTGTTGTTGGAGATTATATGTTGTAGAAAGAGTTTCGAGGAGAAGGTAGAGGATGAAGAACAAATGGTGCTAACAGATTGGGCTTATGACTGCTTCAAAGAAAGGAAAGTGGAGATATTGGTAGAAAATGATGAGGAAGCAAAGATGGACTTGAAGAGGGTAAAGAAGTTTGTGATGATAGCAATTTGGTGCATTCAAGAGGATCCATCCCTAAGGCCTACCATGAAGAAAGTTTTACAAATGTTGGAGGGTGCTATTGAAGTCTCCTTTCCTCCTGACCCATCTTCCTTCATTAGTACAATTCTCtaa